The Pseudomonas sp. IB20 region GGCTTCCCGGTGCTACGAATGCACGGTGACTATTTGGCCATCGTGACCTTGGGCTTCGGTGAAATCATCCGGCTGGTGCTGAATAACTGGCTGTCGTTTACCGGTGGCCCGAACGGTATGCCGGTGCCTTCGCCGACGTTCCTGGGCCTTGAGTTCGGGCGTAAAGCCAAGGAGGGTGGGATTCCGTTCCACGAGTTCTTCGGCCTCGATTACAACCCCAACATCAAGTTCATGTTTATCTACATCGTGCTGTTCCTGGTGGTCCTGGCCGTGCTGTACATCAAGCATCGCCTGACCCGCATGCCGGTCGGCCGCGCCTGGGAAGCCTTGCGCGAAGATGAAATCGCCTGCCGTTCCATGGGCCTGAACCACGTACTGGTCAAGCTCTTGGCCTTCACCATCGGCGCGTCCACGGCGGGTCTTGCCGGGGTGTTTTTTGCCAGCTATCAAGGCTTCGTCAACCCGTCGTCGTTCACCTTCTTCGAGTCGGCGCTGATTCTGGCCATCGTGGTATTGGGCGGTATGGGCTCGACGGTCGGCGTGGTGATTGCGGCCTTCGTATTGACCGTGGCGCCGGAACTGCTGCGCAGCTTCTCCGAGTACCGCGTGCTGCTGTTTGGCGTATTGATGGTGGTGATGATGATCTGGCGGCCACGCGGCCTGATCCGGATCAGCCGTACCGGTGTGACACCACGTAAAGGAGTGGCGCCATGAGCAAAGAAGTCGTGCTCTCCGTCGAACATTTGATGATGCACTTCGGTGGCATCAAGGCCTTGAGCGATGTGAGCCTCAAGGTCGAACGCAACTCGATCTTCGCCTTGATCGGCCCCAACGGCGCCGGCAAGACCACGGTGTTCAACTGCCTCACCGGCTTCTACAAAGCCAGTGGCGGCAAGATCGAACTCAGCATACGCGGCAAGCAGACCAACGTGATTCAGTTGCTCGGCGAACGCTTCAAAGCTGTCGACTTCGTGTCGCCCAAAAGCTTCTTCAGCCGCGTGTACTACAAGATGTTCGGCGGCACCCACCTGGTGAACCGTGCAGGCTTGGCGCGGACCTTCCAGAACATTCGCCTGTTCAAGGAAATGTCGGTGCTGGAAAACCTGCTGGTGGCCCAGCACATGTGGGTCAACCGCAACATGCTCGCCGGTATCCTCAATACCAAGGGCTACCGCAAGGCCGAAAGCGATGCGCTCGACCACGCCTTCTACTGGTTGGAAGTGGTGGACCTGGTGGACTGCGCCAACCGCCTGGCCGGCGAGCTTTCCTACGGCCAGCAGCGCCGCCTGGAAATCGCCCGTGCCATGTGCACCCGGCCGCAGATCATCTGCCTGGACGAACCGGCAGCCGGCCTTAACCCGCAGGAAACCGAAGCGCTCAGCGCGATGATTCGCCTGCTGCGCGACGAACACGACCTCACGGTGGTGCTGATCGAACACGACATGGGCATGGTGATGAGTATTTCCGACCACATCGTGGTGCTCGACCACGGCAACGTGATCGCCGAAGGTGGCCCGGAAGCGATCCGCAACGACCCGAAAGTGATTGCCGCCTACCTGGGCGCAGACGAAGAGGAGCTGGTATGAGTGCACCTATCCTCGAAATGAAGGACCTGGACGTGTTTTACGGCCCGATCCAGGCCCTGAAAAAAGTCTCGCTGCACATCAACGAAGGCGAAACCGTCAGCCTGATCGGCTCCAACGGCGCGGGTAAATCCACGCTGCTGATGTCGATCTTCGGCCAGCCTCGGGCTGAGTCCGGGCAGATTCTCTATAACGGCGTCGACATTACCCACAAGTCGTCCCACTACATCGCCTCCAACGGCATTGCGCAGTCGCCGGAAGGGCGGCGGGTGTTCCCCGACATGACCGTCGAGGAAAACCTGTTGATGGGCACCATTCCGATTGGTGACAAATTCGCCCAGGAAGATATGCAGCGCATGTTCGAGCTGTTCCCTCGGCTCAAGGAACGGCGCACCCAGCGCGCCATGACCATGTCTGGCGGTGAGCAGCAAATGCTCGCCATCGCTCGCGCGCTGATGAGCCGGCCCAAGCTGTTGCTGCTGGACGAACCGAGCCTGGGCTTAGCGCCGATTGTGGTGAAGCAGATCTTCGCCACCCTGCGTGAACTGGCGGCCACTGGCATGACGATCTTCCTGGTGGAGCAGAACGCGAACCATGCGTTGCGCTTGTCTGACCGGGCTTACGTGATGGTTAACGGCGAGATTCGCCTGACGGGCACGGGTAAGGAGTTGCTGGTGAACGAGGAAGTGCGCAACGCCTACCTCGGCGGGCACTGATCTGAAGGCTTGATGCAATAACCCATGTGGGAACCGGCTGCCACATAAAGCCGGTTCCCACACTTGTTTTTAGGGGTGTCCACAGGCTCCCCGGCGAAGTGCGCAACGCCTACCTCGGCGGGCACTGATCTGAAGGCTTGATGCAATAACCCATGTGGGAACCGGCTGCCACATAAAGCCGGTTCCCACACTTGTTTTTAGGGGTGTCCACAGGCTCCCCGGCAAATTGTGGAAAACAAATCCAGCCGCCCTCCAAAGCGCGACATATAGCCGCCGCAAATCCCTGTTTTGTCACAGTTTTGACTTGTCCCCATTCGCTGTGGAACCGGCTGTGGGTAACGTGGGAGTAGCTGGCTGAAAGCCTTTAACCACGTGGCTTGTAGCGTTGTGGTTGTTTTATGATCAGCTGGTTTTTCGAGACCGATCAAGGGTTTTGTCAACCTGTTTAAAGACACAGGTATATGACCGATTTATGTTCCCCAGCCTGTGGATAAGTCTGTGACTAAACTCTGGAAAGACTGCCACAGAGGCCGGAATGACTGGCCTGGAGCCATCGCTCAGATTTTCCCTCTTTACAAGGGGCTACATACGCCCCGCCCAAGGTCAAGCAAAAAACTTTCTAAAACTGCCTACAGGCCTTGCACACAGCGGCTTTTGGCTTTTTACATTTGCCCCCAAAGACTGTGGGCGCAGCTGTGGATAACCTGCGCGCATATGGCTGCAGGCCACGGTGTATAAGGCTCTGCTCGGGGTGGTTAAAAAATGATCAGCTGTACATGAAGTTGTGTGCTTAGCGGTTGCCGCAATCGCGGCGTAAGGGCATTCTGCTGGCAACTTTTTTTCCGATGCCCGCAAGGAGAACACCATGTCCGACACGCTGTTTATTACTGGCGCAACCTCAGGTTTCGGCGAAGCCTGCGCCCGTCGTTTTGCCGACGCCGGTTGGAAACTGGTGCTTACCGGCCGGCGTGCCGAGCGTTTGAATGCCTTGGTCGAAGAGCTTTCCAAGCAGACCGAAGTACACGGCCTGGTTGTGGACGTGCGTGACCGCAAGGGCATGGAAGACGCCATCGCCAACCTGCCGCCTTCTTTTGCCAAATTGCGTGGCCTGATCAACAACGCCGGCCTGGCCGTGGGCACCGACCCTGCGCCTAAGTGCAGCCTCGACGATTGGGAAACCATGGTCGACACCAACATCAAAGGCCTGCTGACCACCACCAGCCTGCTGCTGCCGCGCCTGATTGCCCACGGCCGTGGCGCCGGGATCATCAACCTCGGTTCCATCGCTGGCAGCTACCCATACCCAGGCAGCCACGTGTATGGCGGCTCCAAGGCGTTCGTGAAGCAATTCTCGCTGAACCTGCGCTGCGACCTGCAAGGCACTGGCGTGCGCGTGACCAACATCGAGCCAGGCCTGTGCGAGAGCGAGTTTTCACTGGTGCGCTTCGGCGGTGACCAGGCGCGTTACGACGCGACCTACGCCGGTGCCGAGCCGATCCAGCCACAGGACATCGCCGACACCATCTTCTGGGTGCTCAACACGCCGGCGCACGTGAATATCAACCGGTTGGAGCTGATGCCGGTGAGCCAGACGTGGGCTGGGTTTGCGATTGAGCGTGGGGCTAAAGGTTAAGACCGAGTTGCGGCCATCGCGGGCAAGTCCGGCTCCCACATTTTGACCGTGTGAACCCGATCAAATGT contains the following coding sequences:
- a CDS encoding SDR family oxidoreductase → MSDTLFITGATSGFGEACARRFADAGWKLVLTGRRAERLNALVEELSKQTEVHGLVVDVRDRKGMEDAIANLPPSFAKLRGLINNAGLAVGTDPAPKCSLDDWETMVDTNIKGLLTTTSLLLPRLIAHGRGAGIINLGSIAGSYPYPGSHVYGGSKAFVKQFSLNLRCDLQGTGVRVTNIEPGLCESEFSLVRFGGDQARYDATYAGAEPIQPQDIADTIFWVLNTPAHVNINRLELMPVSQTWAGFAIERGAKG
- the livM gene encoding high-affinity branched-chain amino acid ABC transporter permease LivM, which encodes MSAAKSIDIKKSVVDTVLAGLISLIVFGPIVGLVLDGYSFNLQPARVAILVAIVMAGRFALSLFLQTPKGVKILQGFESSSSGVHVLPPDYKSRLRWIIPALIVIAIVFPIFANKYLLTVVILGLIYVLLGLGLNIVVGLAGLLDLGYVAFYAIGAYGLALGYQYLGLGFWSVLPLAAIAAALAGCILGFPVLRMHGDYLAIVTLGFGEIIRLVLNNWLSFTGGPNGMPVPSPTFLGLEFGRKAKEGGIPFHEFFGLDYNPNIKFMFIYIVLFLVVLAVLYIKHRLTRMPVGRAWEALREDEIACRSMGLNHVLVKLLAFTIGASTAGLAGVFFASYQGFVNPSSFTFFESALILAIVVLGGMGSTVGVVIAAFVLTVAPELLRSFSEYRVLLFGVLMVVMMIWRPRGLIRISRTGVTPRKGVAP
- a CDS encoding ABC transporter ATP-binding protein, with amino-acid sequence MSAPILEMKDLDVFYGPIQALKKVSLHINEGETVSLIGSNGAGKSTLLMSIFGQPRAESGQILYNGVDITHKSSHYIASNGIAQSPEGRRVFPDMTVEENLLMGTIPIGDKFAQEDMQRMFELFPRLKERRTQRAMTMSGGEQQMLAIARALMSRPKLLLLDEPSLGLAPIVVKQIFATLRELAATGMTIFLVEQNANHALRLSDRAYVMVNGEIRLTGTGKELLVNEEVRNAYLGGH
- a CDS encoding ABC transporter ATP-binding protein, with amino-acid sequence MSKEVVLSVEHLMMHFGGIKALSDVSLKVERNSIFALIGPNGAGKTTVFNCLTGFYKASGGKIELSIRGKQTNVIQLLGERFKAVDFVSPKSFFSRVYYKMFGGTHLVNRAGLARTFQNIRLFKEMSVLENLLVAQHMWVNRNMLAGILNTKGYRKAESDALDHAFYWLEVVDLVDCANRLAGELSYGQQRRLEIARAMCTRPQIICLDEPAAGLNPQETEALSAMIRLLRDEHDLTVVLIEHDMGMVMSISDHIVVLDHGNVIAEGGPEAIRNDPKVIAAYLGADEEELV